The genomic interval GTATATCTCCAAGTGGGCTAGGGCGCTTAAGGATGAATTTAAAGCTTAAATTTGTAGCAACTGCGATAAAAATAACAAATGCTAAAAGCACTTTTATCATAAAAAATATCTGTAAATTTGAGTTAAAGTATCCACCAGCATTGCTTCCAACCCATCTTGTCATCATAAGTCCACCAGTTAAAAGTAGCAGTAAAACACAAAATGGCATTATTTTCACTCCACTTGAAGTGATAGCTTTTTTCATTTTTTCACCAGTTTGATTATCAACTTTTTTTAAAGCCATTTTAAAAACAACAACATCAAAAAATAGATATCCCACGAAAATTATCGCACAAAATAGATGAACAATCTTAGCGTATTCATATACTCCCATCATTTCTCCTAAATTTTAAGTTAAAGCCAAAATTATAATAAACTTTTATAAATGTTTTATCTATAAATTCCACAAATTTTTATTTTCCAAAAATTTTTTATCGGCACTGCTTTTATTTCCCTCGTAAGTATTTCCCACAAAGATAAATTTAAGATCATTTCTGTTTTTTAAAAGCTGTGCTGCTTCATAAAATATCTTCAAGCAAAATATCACAACAAACAACGTATAAAAGCTCCTTATTTTGCGAATAAATAGGAACTGCCATAGTAACTTTAAGCTTGCTATCAAAAGTGTCAGGATATGGCTCACAAAGATAAGCTTTTTTTTCTTTTACAGCTTTTTATAATATGACTTAGTGCTTTTATCTTCACCTTTAAAAGTGTTTTTTACACCCTTAACAGAAAAAACTAAATTATCACTTATTTGATAGCCATTTTTATCTAAAATATAAAAAGTATCATATCCCATAAGTTCATCTGAGATATCTTTACAACTTTTTAAGATTTTTTCTTCATCTATATCTTCACTAAAATTTGGTAAATTTTGACTGAAAATATAACTAAGATAAGCTTTTATTTTAGACTTTGTTAGTTTAAATTCTTCAATTTCTCTAATTATCAAATACTAATCCTTTTTATTAAGTGCGTGAGAAAATTCAGGAACTATTTCGCAAAGTTTAGACTCTATATCTTTTTCATCCAAATTTAAAAGTTCATTAATTTGCAAATTCAATAAATTTAGGTCATATTTTTTAGAATTTGTTACAAAAATAGATTCGAATTTGGTCTGCTTGTCATTTTCATCAATTAAAAGTTCTTCATAGAGTTTTTCACCAGGTCTAAGACCTGTAAATACAACCTTTAGATCAGTTCTGTTTGCAAGTTCAAGCATCTTTTTAGCAAGATCAGCTATTTTAACCTGTTTTCCCATATCTAAAACAAAAAGCTCACCACCTTTTGCAATACTTGCGGCTTGAAGCACAAGCTGACAAGCCTCGCTTACAAGCATAAAATATCTTACTATATCAGGATGAGTAACAGTTAAATTCTCACCATTTTTAATTTGTTCTTTAAATTTTGGTATCACACTTCCACTGCTTCCCAAAACATTACCAAATCTTACTGCAACAAATTCGGTTTTTGAGTTTTGATTTAGCGCATAAAGCTCACAAATTCGCTTTGTTGTACCCATTATACTTGTTGGACGAACGGCTTTATCTGTTGAAATTAAAACAAATCGCTTGATATTATATTTATTACTTAAATCTATCATATTTTTTGTACCAAGAATATTGTTTTTAACGGCTGATTTTATGTTAAACTCACAAAGAGGCACATGCTTATAGGCTGCTGCATGAATAACAATATCAATATCAAACTCTTTAAAAACTTCGTCTTCAATATCTTTTAAATTAATAACACTTAAAAGCTTTAAAACATTTTTCTTATTGCTTTTGGTGATTTCATTTATTTTATAAAGGTTAAATTCACTGTGATCAAGCATAATAAGACGCTTTACACCAAATTTCAAACATTGTTTGCAAATTTCACTTCCTATCGTTCCACCAGCTCCTGTTACCAAAACCACCTTTTCAAACATAAATTTTTTTACAATATCATCATTTAAATCTTTTGGTTTTCTAGCAAGCAAATCCTATCTTTGATAAGATATGGAATAAAGAAGATTTGGATGAATTTGATAATGAAAAAGATGCTATGAGTATCTTATTAGATATGGCATTATATTCTTTAAGAAAGAAACAATATGATAAAGCTATTGAATATTTAAAGTATATGAAAAATGGTGGATATAAAATAAAGGAGTAGTAAAAAATGACATTTAAAGAACTATTGACTAGATTTGAAGAAATGGAATGGAGTGATAATATATTATTTGTAGATGAAAAAGATAATGAGAAGCTGTATAATAGCTGGATTACCTTGGTGTAAAGTTGATTATAATCAACAATTACATAAAGATAACTATGACAATAGTTATATAGTTAGAATAGATGATAAAGATTTTGCAATAACTAAGAGAATTACTGAAGATGATATTATTTAGTATATTTTAACAAGTAAATCTTTTAACCTACTATCTAAACTAAATAAGAAATCCTGATACCAACTAATAACTTCTCTAGTTATATTAATATCATTAGATTTCATATAAGTTCTAGTTATTACACTACCTACTTTATGAGATAAAGTTGCATCTATATAATCTACTGAAAACTTACCATAATTTCTACAAAATGTTGCTAATACTTTTCTAAATGAGTGATTAGTAAATCTAAAACTTCCTTTAATATTCTTAGGTTTAAAATCTTTAAGAGCTTTATTAATACTTTCTGTAGAGATTGTTTTAATAGGTAAATTAGATACTGCTTTAGCTAGTAAAGGAGTAATACCTAGATAAAAATCTTTATTAGTTTTCATCTCATTAGCTTTAAAGTATAAAGTATTTTTACTAATGAGATGATTAGAAGTTAAAGAGGAAATATTTATAGCTCTTAAGCCTAAGAATAGGTTTAAAACAAGTCTAGAATGAACTTCGATAGATAGGTTAGGTTTAGTAATTATATAGTCAATTAAGGCTTTTAATGAGTCTATATCATCTATCCAAGAATATCCTATTGTCTTAGGAAAAGAGTAGATTTTAGAGATAGGTATAGTAAAAGGATTAGGAGAATCTATTAATCCTTGAATGTTAGCATAATCATGTAAGGTTTTAATTAAATTATAACTTCTTTTAACTATTTCATATTTTCCTTGAGAGTATGGAGTAGATAATGTTTTTATGAGATTAGATCTAGTGATTTTATCAATAGGTATATGAGAAATTGATTTAAGATATGAGAAAAGATTATTTTTAATACTAATAGTCTTTTTAGATAATGTTGTAGAGTATGTTTGTAAATATTTAAAGTAGATATTAGCTAATGATAAATCATAATTATTAGCTATGTATAAAGCTTCATCTAAAGACATATCAGGAAATCTGCCTAATTTTTTAGTAATCTTCCCAGTTGTTCCCAGATAAAAATCTTTATACTTTATAACTCTTAAGATCAAGTTATTAGATAATTTAATTCTTTGTTCTTTAGTTGATATAACTATGTTCTTAATATCTTTATTAGTCATTAGATATTCCTTATTGATAAAAATTATTAGGAATATTAGGGAGCTAATTCTTAAAGATTTTGATTAGTAGAATAATAATATATAGGGAAAGTAGATTTAAAGTTTTCTTAGTGGCTCCGGATGCTGGATTCGAACCAGCGACCAAGCGGTTAACAGCCGCCTACTCTACCGCTGAGCTAATCCGGAACAAAATGGTGCGGATGAAAGGACTTGAACCTTCACGCCGTGAAGCACCAGATCCTAAGTCTGGCGTGTCTGCCAATTTCACCACATCCGCATATTTAAAAATGAAATTGCAATTTTATCATAATAATCTTAATAATTTATTAAATCAGTAGTAATAAAATTTTGTTATAATAGCGCCAAAAAAACGGAAAATGTAATGATAAAATTCCCTAAAATAGATAAAATTTCGGACAAATTCGGTGAATGTTTCAGACCTGAAATTTTACGAATTTCGCGTGAAATCATAGAAAGAGAGCGAAAAAAAGCAATTAAAGGCGAAAAGTTTTTAAATGAAAGTGAAATTTTTGATGAAATTTCACGTGAGTATGAAAATTTTAAAAATTTAGAGTTAAAATCTTTAATAAACGCCACAGGTATCGTAATTCATACAAATTTTGGAAGAAGCGTGATTTCACCTGAAATTTTAGATCGAGCCGGTAAAAATTTGGAAAATTATACAAATCTGGAATATGATCAAAATATCGGTAAGCGTGGCAATCGATATGATTATACGGCAAAACTTTTTTCACTTCTTTTTGACGCACCTGACGCACTTGTCGTAAATAATAATGCAGCTGCTGTATTTTTGGTGCTTAATACTTTTTGTAAAAATAAAGAATGCGTTGTCAGTCGCGGCGAGCTTGTGGAAATCGGCGGAAGTTTTCGAATTCCTGAAGTTATGATAAACTCGGGCGCCATCTTGCATGAAATAGGCACTACAAACAAAACAAAATTGCAGGATTATGAAAATGCGATTTGCGAAAATACAGCGCTTTTGATGAAAGTTCATCGTTCAAATTTCGCTATCAGCGGTTTTACTGGCGATGTTTATATGAATGAAATTTCAAAACTTGCCAAAAAGCGCGGACTTATAGATTATTTTGATATCGGAAGCGGTTTTGTCTATGATTTGAATTTCAATCTCACAAAAGATGAGCCTAAAATTTCAGATCTTTTGCGCGCTGGAGTTAGTTTAATAAGTTTTAGCGGAGACAAACTTTTTGGCGGGGTACAGGCAGGAATTATTTTAGGATCACGCGAGCTTATTTCAAAACTTCGTAAAAATCAGCTTCTTAGAATGCTTAGAGTTGATAAAATCACTCTTTCACTCTTGGCAGAGACGATAAAAGCTTATATAAATAAAGAATTTGAGCTCATTCCTACAATTTCCATGATAAACGAAAGTGAGCAGAATTTGCGCAAAAATGTCGAAGTTGTGGCTCATATCTTAAGCGAAAATAAAATTTCATTTGAAATTTGTAAAACCGAAACGTTCGTTGGCGGCGGGAGTCTTGCTTGCAGAACTTATCCAAGCGTAGCGATTGCATTCGGCGGCATAAAACCTGAAATTTTGGAAGAAAAATTTCGCAAAAACGGCGTTATAGGAAGAATCGAAAATGAAAAATTTTTACTTGATTTTAGAAGTATTTTTAAAAAAGATTTGAAAATTTTAGCAAATAAAATTTTGGATATTTTCCATGAATAGTCTGATAATCGGTACAGCAGGTCATATTGATCATGGAAAAACAGCTTTAATAAAAGCTTTAAACGGTTTTGAAGGCGATCAAAATCCAAATGAAAAAGTTCGCAAAATTACTATAGATCTTAGTTTTTCGCATTTACAAAATAAAAATAAAAATATCGCTTTTATAGATGTTCCAGGACACGAAAATTTGGTCAAAACAATGATTTCGGGGGCCTATGCGTTTGATGCGACGCTTTTAGTCGTAGCAAGCGATGACGGAATTATGCCTCAAACAAAAGAACATTTGCAAATTTTATCAATTCTTGGGGTTTCAAGAATTGTGCTATGTATTACAAAATGCGATTTAACGGATACAGTGCGTCAAAAATACGTCGAAAATGAAGTTAGAAATTTTGTTAAAAATTTTAAAAATCTTACGATTTTAAAAAGTTTTTTTATAAGTATTAAAGATTTGTCCGGCGTTTCCGGTTTGCGCGAATTTTTATTTACCATTGAACCTATAAAACGCGTCGATAGCGAAATTTTGCATTATTATATAGATAGAGTTTTTTCTTTAAAAGGTTTCGGAACAATTGTTACCGGAAGCCTTATAAGCGGAATTTTGCGAAAAAATGAGAAAATATACAACTGCGATTTGGATAAAAGTTTTATTGTAAAAAATCTTCAAATTCATGATGAAAATGTCGAAATTGCAAGCTCACCAAACCGTGTAGCAATAAATTTGGATGCCAAAACCTCGGAGCTTGAAAAAGGACAGATTTTTAGTAAAAAAGGTTTTTTTCGCGGATTTAATGAGTGTGATTGCGTTTTTTACGGTGAAATTTCTCATAAACAAAATGTCATTTTTTGTGTCGGTTCGCGTCAAATAGCTGCAACAGCACTTATTTTAAGCGAAAATGGAAATGAAAAATTTATAACTTTTAAGTTTGAAAAAGAAATTTTTGTAAAATTTAACGAACATTTCGTAGTTTTAGCGTCTTCTCGCGTAATAGGTGGAGGAGATATTCTAAATCCTGTTACCGAGCCGCTTAAAAAATCGCAAAAAATTGCTCTTTTATGTGAGCTGAAAGATAAAAATTTCATTAAGGTTTTTGAAATTTTATCATCTTCTCACAAACATGGATTTGGTCTTATTTCGTCATTTCAGCGCTTTGATATGACGCATGAAAATGCTTTGAAAATCGCACGAAATTTAAAAAACGCCATAACGGATGAAAGCTCGCTTTGTATTTATGATAAAAGCGCCGCTGTAGGCGATTTAAAGGATTTTATAAATTTTATCGTTTCAAAGAATGATAGGGCGGTTATTTCGGCACAAAGTTTAGCTTTAAAAATTTCATGGGCAAGTCCGTTTTTGTGTGATTTAACTTTAAACGAACTTATAAAAGAT from Campylobacter hominis ATCC BAA-381 carries:
- the selA gene encoding L-seryl-tRNA(Sec) selenium transferase; translated protein: MIKFPKIDKISDKFGECFRPEILRISREIIERERKKAIKGEKFLNESEIFDEISREYENFKNLELKSLINATGIVIHTNFGRSVISPEILDRAGKNLENYTNLEYDQNIGKRGNRYDYTAKLFSLLFDAPDALVVNNNAAAVFLVLNTFCKNKECVVSRGELVEIGGSFRIPEVMINSGAILHEIGTTNKTKLQDYENAICENTALLMKVHRSNFAISGFTGDVYMNEISKLAKKRGLIDYFDIGSGFVYDLNFNLTKDEPKISDLLRAGVSLISFSGDKLFGGVQAGIILGSRELISKLRKNQLLRMLRVDKITLSLLAETIKAYINKEFELIPTISMINESEQNLRKNVEVVAHILSENKISFEICKTETFVGGGSLACRTYPSVAIAFGGIKPEILEEKFRKNGVIGRIENEKFLLDFRSIFKKDLKILANKILDIFHE
- a CDS encoding galactosyltransferase; the protein is MFVVIFCLKIFYEAAQLLKNRNDLKFIFVGNTYEGNKSSADKKFLENKNLWNL
- a CDS encoding site-specific integrase, whose amino-acid sequence is MTNKDIKNIVISTKEQRIKLSNNLILRVIKYKDFYLGTTGKITKKLGRFPDMSLDEALYIANNYDLSLANIYFKYLQTYSTTLSKKTISIKNNLFSYLKSISHIPIDKITRSNLIKTLSTPYSQGKYEIVKRSYNLIKTLHDYANIQGLIDSPNPFTIPISKIYSFPKTIGYSWIDDIDSLKALIDYIITKPNLSIEVHSRLVLNLFLGLRAINISSLTSNHLISKNTLYFKANEMKTNKDFYLGITPLLAKAVSNLPIKTISTESINKALKDFKPKNIKGSFRFTNHSFRKVLATFCRNYGKFSVDYIDATLSHKVGSVITRTYMKSNDINITREVISWYQDFLFSLDSRLKDLLVKIY
- the selB gene encoding selenocysteine-specific translation elongation factor produces the protein MNSLIIGTAGHIDHGKTALIKALNGFEGDQNPNEKVRKITIDLSFSHLQNKNKNIAFIDVPGHENLVKTMISGAYAFDATLLVVASDDGIMPQTKEHLQILSILGVSRIVLCITKCDLTDTVRQKYVENEVRNFVKNFKNLTILKSFFISIKDLSGVSGLREFLFTIEPIKRVDSEILHYYIDRVFSLKGFGTIVTGSLISGILRKNEKIYNCDLDKSFIVKNLQIHDENVEIASSPNRVAINLDAKTSELEKGQIFSKKGFFRGFNECDCVFYGEISHKQNVIFCVGSRQIAATALILSENGNEKFITFKFEKEIFVKFNEHFVVLASSRVIGGGDILNPVTEPLKKSQKIALLCELKDKNFIKVFEILSSSHKHGFGLISSFQRFDMTHENALKIARNLKNAITDESSLCIYDKSAAVGDLKDFINFIVSKNDRAVISAQSLALKISWASPFLCDLTLNELIKDKILQKNGNLFIKFGADFDEITQSLENKIFEILSCGGIAPIAPYNIYDELEIDRTCGDNAMKKLTKAGKIVRITHNVFLTDQNLQKLIKKMRSIIASRGFVNVSVLKDELGISRKFLIAYLEYLDLFDDIKKDGNNRIFK
- a CDS encoding copper resistance protein CopD; amino-acid sequence: MMGVYEYAKIVHLFCAIIFVGYLFFDVVVFKMALKKVDNQTGEKMKKAITSSGVKIMPFCVLLLLLTGGLMMTRWVGSNAGGYFNSNLQIFFMIKVLLAFVIFIAVATNLSFKFILKRPSPLGDIHPLALILSAFIVFLAVYFQYAG